ATTTCTAATAAAATTGGCACTCTATGACAGAAATGAAGTATAAACGCAATTTTTGTATTGTTGCGCATATTGACCACGGAAAATCGACGCTTTCGGATAGGTTGATTCAAAAATCTAAGATAATCGACGAAAGAAAGATGACCAACCAAATTCTCGACAACATGGATATAGAGAGGGAACGTGGAATAACGATAAAAAGTCAAGCGGTAACGATTCCTTACCATGCGCAAGATGGGCATGATTATGAATTGAATTTCGTTGATACTCCAGGACATGTCGATTTTTCTTATGAAGTTTCAAGGGCGATTGCCTCGTGCGAGGGTGCTCTTTTGCTGGTCGACGCAAGCCAAGGCGTTGAAAGTCAAACTGTTTCCAATTTATATCTTGCTATGGAGCATGATTTAACGATTGTTCCTGTAATAAATAAAATTGACCTCCCTTCCGCAGATATTGAATCTGTAAAACATCAAATTGAGCATGATTTGGCTTTGGATAGCGAAGATGCTGTAATGGTTAGTGCAAAAACTGGAGTTGGAATTGACGATTTGATGGAAGCGATTGTAAAAAAGTTTCCTCCTCCAGATGGAAATCCAGAAGGCAAGGCTCAAGCTTTGATCTTTGACTGCCATTATGATGAATACCGTGGCGTAATAATCCACATCCGTGTAAAAGAGGGCAGAATAAACAAGGGCGATTTAATCAGATTTATGTCAAATTCTTCGGACTATAAAGTTGAGCAGATTGGTGTTTTTAAAATCAATTATGAAGAAACTCAATATCTGGAAGCAGGCGATGTAGGTTATATAATTGCAGGCTGCAAAACTGTTAGCGATGTAAAAGTTGGCGATACCGTAACTCTTGCAGAAAATCCCGCTGAAAAGCCTCTCCCAGGATTTAAAGAAGTAAAACCGGTTGTTTTTTCTTCAATTTATCCTATGGATTCAAACGATTACGAAGAATTAAAAGACAGCATGGAAAAACTCAAGTTAAACGATGCGAGCCTTACTTACGACAAGGATAATTCCTTGGCTTTGGGGAACGGTTTTCGTTGTGGATTTTTAGGACTTTTGCATTTGGAAATTATTCAAGAAAGGCTTGAGCGCGATTACGACCAATC
This portion of the Treponema pectinovorum genome encodes:
- the lepA gene encoding translation elongation factor 4; the protein is MTEMKYKRNFCIVAHIDHGKSTLSDRLIQKSKIIDERKMTNQILDNMDIERERGITIKSQAVTIPYHAQDGHDYELNFVDTPGHVDFSYEVSRAIASCEGALLLVDASQGVESQTVSNLYLAMEHDLTIVPVINKIDLPSADIESVKHQIEHDLALDSEDAVMVSAKTGVGIDDLMEAIVKKFPPPDGNPEGKAQALIFDCHYDEYRGVIIHIRVKEGRINKGDLIRFMSNSSDYKVEQIGVFKINYEETQYLEAGDVGYIIAGCKTVSDVKVGDTVTLAENPAEKPLPGFKEVKPVVFSSIYPMDSNDYEELKDSMEKLKLNDASLTYDKDNSLALGNGFRCGFLGLLHLEIIQERLERDYDQSVIFTSPSVEYHCTLTNGEEVIIDNPTEFPESKIKESREPYIRASIITPSEYIGAIMNLCTEKRGEQKNMTYLDEKRVELIYEMPLSEVLFDFYDRLKSYSRGYASFDYTVIEYRPTDLVKVDTLINSKPVDALSFLAFRQGAVLRAKKVCERLKDEISRQQFKIAIQGAIGSQIIARETVNPVRKDVLAKCYGGDITRKRKLLEKQKEGKKRMKMVGNVELPQSAFLAVLKEKED